The genomic DNA GAGTACCTTCATAAAGGTGGTCGCATGGTAATTCATTCTTACATACAGCAAAAACTCTAATCCGTTTTACGGGGTATCGTCGACAAATAATcgttctttgatttttctcattcaagGTACGATAACGAATACGGTTATGCCCATCGTGTGGTCGATATGATCGCTTTCATGCAGGATACCGACCAGGGATAACGATGCTATAATGCTGACAAGGAGACGTGCGAttggttactttttatttAGCAACAATATTCAATCCAATGTATGCCACATTAGCAGTGTAATATCATTGTTTGTCTCATTCATTTTTCCCACTCAAATTCTCTTACAgttcatattttcataattgaaaaaataaaaaactcgaTACGCGAAACAAGCACTTGACCAAATAATTCCTGCGGTCACAAAGTTTCCTGAAATGCTGTACATATTTGGAGTTCCTTATACACTTCGATCGTGATTCATAGCATggttctgctgaaatttcgaaCAAACGTTACATCTCTAATACGAAATGGAAAAATCTTCAGATGAAAGTCACATGAAACTtccgtgaaatgaaattaaatcacCACTGGAGCGCCTGGAACCTGATACTCCTTATACCCCAAAATATCACGAATTACCTACACCTATAATGGATTGCACAATTTACGTCAGAGTTGCGATTCTTTGCCGCAtacacttgttttttttccccccactTTATGAATCGGTACGATACAACAATACAATAGATAATGCAGTCGAGCTTGTTGCTGATTGTTCTTGGACGCTCtagtatttttgaaatctataaaaaaagaaatgtaatcGCCAAGGTCGTAGATTCGTTGCAATCCGGAGTCGCTGTTCGGCGGCGTGCGCGTGCTCCGAGTCGCGCAGGACACGTCGATAGACCCGCGAGCACCACGTGACACGCCCGACGTCTCCCACCAGGCAGAATCCCACCCAGTTACCACGAATGCCACGACGTTTATAATACCCGACCGGTGCCCTTCAAACGACACTGTCCCTGTGGTAGCTGCTGTGAGTGCATCTGTCCGTTACGTAAGTTGAGAATACACGACGAGTTACATTAGGGATAACATCCCGCCCTATTCCCGTCATTGAAACTCCATTACAAAAAGCCGTATCCTGACTATTCAACGCGAATATTACATCGGTAACGGTTGACTTTATCGCACGCAGTCGCCGGGAGACATTTTTGCGTTCGCCGGTCACGTAATCGCTGTATTCTAACAACCTTCTGCTGACTTTTCACATTCAAATACTCTGTATTCTAACGGCAATTGAAATCGAATGCACCGGTTCTCGTGAACATTTCATCATCTGATGCATATCTCACTTGCAAAGAATATATTAATTGTTTTCGATATTGAAACGCCATCGCATTTGCTTTGTATACCGTCATTTCGGATTCTCTACGGCCGTGCATATGTACAGTCCAATTAGCTCTTCGATTAGATAGGTACACCTAAGCAATGTATGTATTTGGTTGGTTGAtgccgtgtatatatatatacacacatgtgtgcgtacgtatatatatatgtactctGGTGACTGAGAGTCCCACCTAACATCTCTTGGTTTAACTGCTCGAGCcggttgaatgaaaatatattatttctgaCTTGTTTTGCAAATACGATGTAACATAATCTCGTGAAAATGAATCTGTGAGCTGCCAAACGTCAATGTCACTACAAACACACCGACCTACTGTTGACTCGTGTTGAAAATCAGATTTGCCCTTGACGTGACCTCTGACTGATGGACCTATAGAGAAGGTTATCCGATATTTACAGGATAGTTGTTGAGTATCTGTCACCTTCATCTGGGAAAGtaacggattttttttcaattttgaaaataatttcaacgctCAACCACAAAGACGTAgtcagtgtaaaaaaattatgcattgGAATGTCAATTCATACAACTTTGAAAAACcaggaatatttatttaactatTCCGATAAAGTATTCACCTCAATTAAACTTGTTATTGAATAGTTTCATGTCTTTTATGATTTGCACACAAGTTAATATCACAGCAGAATCCAAATAATTTACCCAACACATGGGTAGTGCACCTTATaccaataattgaaaattttcgtaacaTTAAAGTCATTAAAAATCGGGAAACTTTGATATGACAAAACTCTGGCAGTCagcaaattttaatattccaaGTTTTCGAAAACCCTGAgtaatggaaaattgaaatattattccaaCCAATTATTTCATCATACTTCGAtagggttaatttttttcaaattctgttgTCGTGATATCGGTTCACATCCATAATAATTACTCATTAACTTACAGCTAATACTACAAAAGCCTAAACATGAGCAAAATCGGAATCAATGGATTTGGCCGTATCGGCCGTCTGGTCCTGAGGGCATCCCTTGAGAACGGAGCTGAGGTTAGTACTTTGCATCATATAAGAAACTCATATCTTCTTTTTGTCACTTTTTGAGAATTTCTCCTATCGTTGATTTCTTCCTCAGGTTGTTGCTGTCAATGACCCGTTCATTGGACTTGATTACATGGTCTACATGTTCAAGTATGATTCCACTCACGGTCAATTCAAGGGAGAAGTCAAGGCTGAAGATGGTTTCCTTGTTGTAAACGGAAAGAAAATCTCAGTCTTCAGCGAGCGCGACCCCAAAGCTATTCCATGGAGTAAGGCTGGCGCAGAGTATGTCGTTGAATCGACCGGTGTCTTTACCACCATTGAGAAAGCTTCTGTGAGTAAATTAGCTAACTTAAAGTAGTAATCAAGTTATTTTCCAGAAATAGTCATTTTTGCCACTTGTAACGTCATGGAAGACACACTTATGTACTTACTTGTGTGCTTAGGCTCACTTGGCAGGAGGAGCCAAGAAGGTCATCATCTCTGCCCCATCTGCCGATGCACCCATGTTCGTCGTTGGTGTCAATTTGGATGCTTATGACCCAAGCTTCAAAGTTGTGTCCAACGCTTCGTGCACTACCAACTGTCTGGCTCCCTTGGCCAAGGTTGTTCATGACAATTTCGAAATTGTTGAAGGTTTGATGACCACTGTTCACGCTACTACTGCCACTCAGAAAACTGTTGACGGACCCTCTGGCAAGGTAGGATTACTTGACATTCAGTCATCAgttaataatttatcatctaaatgttattttcacctcttttGGATGACCTATTCCATAAAACCttggtgtttttattttcttcatattttcctT from Diprion similis isolate iyDipSimi1 chromosome 2, iyDipSimi1.1, whole genome shotgun sequence includes the following:
- the LOC124411677 gene encoding glyceraldehyde-3-phosphate dehydrogenase 2-like, giving the protein MSKIGINGFGRIGRLVLRASLENGAEVVAVNDPFIGLDYMVYMFKYDSTHGQFKGEVKAEDGFLVVNGKKISVFSERDPKAIPWSKAGAEYVVESTGVFTTIEKASAHLAGGAKKVIISAPSADAPMFVVGVNLDAYDPSFKVVSNASCTTNCLAPLAKVVHDNFEIVEGLMTTVHATTATQKTVDGPSGKLWRDGRGAAQNIIPAATGAAKAVGKVIPALNGKLTGMAFRVPVANVSVVDLTVRLAKPAPYDAIKAKVKEAAAAGGPLFGILGYTEDDVVSSDFIGDKRSSIFDAKAGIPLNDQFVKLISWYDNEYGYSSRVIDLIKFMQSKD